Genomic DNA from Magnolia sinica isolate HGM2019 chromosome 4, MsV1, whole genome shotgun sequence:
CGACAAGGGAACCCCTCTGTCTCCATTTCTCTTCCTAATAGTGGGGGTTCTCCAGAATGCTGAAAAAAGGGCAAGACACTGGTATTATTACCGGATGCAAAATTGAAGGAATGGATTCTCCAATATCTCATAATTCGTAGATGATACTTTATTATTCTGTGAAGCTAATCAGGACAAAATCAGCAATCACCGCACGATAATCCGATGTTTCGAGGCAGTATCGGGTCTCAAAGTTAATTTCTCCAAGTCGAAAATGTTTGGTGTCAACACGGACGAAGCAGAGATAACACATTTTGCTGATTTTTTTGATTGTGTGATGGGAAGACTTTTGACCACGTTTGTCAGCCTTCCATTATGTGTGGGAAAGCCTACAAAGTTCTTATGGGAAAAAGTCATAGATAGATTTGAGATATATCTTACTAGATGGAAATGCAGATATTTATCCTTGGGTGGTCGTCTTACCATGATAAAAGCGACGCTTTCAAAGCTGCCCCTATATTTCATGTCCTTGTTCAAATTCTGGGTGCAATTCTAGATAGGCTTGAAAGATTAAGACGAGACTTTCTATGGTATGGAAGGGACAATAAGAAGAAATTCCACTTGGTTGACTGGAAGGTGGTGTGCCAACAAGTTCAAGAAGGCGGTGCAGGTGTTAAAAATCTCAAGAGTATGAACCGGGCCCTTTTAGGCAAGTGGACTTGGAGACTTGGAACATAAAACGGTTCTTTATGGAACTCGTTGGTAAAGAGTAAATACCGTCAATTAGAAGGAGGGTGGTGGCCGAAAGACTCAGCCTATAGAGCATCTGCTTTATGGAAAGGAGTGTTATCTATGAAGCAGGAGGTCCTCAAAGGTATCAGTTTTATCATTGGAAAAGGTGATAATACTCgtttttgggaagatatttgggtGGGAGAAGCAGCCCTAAAAGAAGATTTCCCGAACATCTATCGCCTCACTCCCAATCGGTCTATAATGGTAGCTGACAGTTATTACATTCATGGGAACGATATAGTGTGAAACCTTTCTTGTGGAAGAAATCTCCATTATAGGGAGATTGAAGAGTTTACGGCTCTTCTTAGTCGCATTAGCAGTGGGAAACTAGATCGGCTTGGTTCAGATAGGCCGATGTGGGGATTCGACAAATCTGGTACCCTCTCAGTCAAATCCTTTTACAACTTCATCTGTAGGAAATCCGATGTTACAGAAGAGATTATGACAGATAAAGTGTGGAAATATAAGCTCCCCCCAAAGATTGCAGCATTTGACTGGTTAGTTGGTAAAAGGAAGGTATTGACAGTTGATAATTTGAGGAAAAATGGAATGATTATCACCAATATTTGCCTTTGTTGTATGGCCAATGAAGAATCGGTGGATCACCTGTTCAAACATTGCCCTTCATCAGTCAGATTTGGCCAATTATTTTTTCTTGGTTCGATATATCCTGGTCTCTTCCGGATTCAACGGGTCGGTTACTTAAAGCCTGGCATGGCGTTACCCTTGGAAAGCAATGAACCTGGgtatggagaatggcccttctTGCCGCCTGGTGGTcggtgtgggaagaaaggaatgggaggTTTTTTAATGGCGATTCCAATGCGATGGGGTCCATAGTGAAAAGAATTCATCATTATATTATAGTGGACCTCCAATGTAGTTCATTTAAAGGATCGTAATCTGTTTTTGTTCGGAGGGTAATTGATCTGCTATCTCAGCGGGTTGATTTCCTCCTTGTAATCTCTTCCCCTCTTAATGCAAGTTTTtgttatcttaaaaaaaaaaataaaaataattctataTGCCTTCATCTGTTTTGACTGAGGCCGCCATTATTGCTGCTTCGGAAGAGATGCCCTTCTTCCCGCAACGAAGATTTTCATGAAAAATCTTTCAGTGACTTTTTGCAGAACCTATTTCCTCCACCACTTTGATTGCGATCGTATCTTCTCCGACCACAATTGCAACTTTCTCTGGTACCAGATCTTGTTTCTTTCGTCTTATGCAGATAAGAGCATATCACAACATCTCATAACATTCAGACAGAGGTTCAATCCCCAGCTTCCCAAGGCAAGAACCCACCACATCAAACACTTCGCTAAGTTGATGGTGTAACATAtatacatgcatccatgcatgtctaaccaaccatccatccatccattccacacacacacacaaatgcatgatccatccatccatccatacatacactaatgcatcaatccatccatgcatacatacactaatgcatttgtccatccatgcatacatacatatacacatatatgatccatccatccatccaaccatccatgcatgcatgcatacatacatacatactaaCACATACATGAGCatgacccatccatccatccatctatatatgcacacatacatgcatgcatgcatttatGACAAAATCATATGTTCATGGAAGAAATAATTcttgaaaatggaaaaataatttttaaaaattttgttatttttaaatattcatttatttttaaatagaaaaatacatcCATTTATTGGACCCCAGCAATCATGAACATGCAATTATAAATAAGGAAAAAGTTAAAGAAACATATATCCAAAAAATTAGGTCAAAATTATTTTTTGGATATTAAACagtttttaaaattatttgtcgaaaatttaaataattattttaaaaaaatagaaaaaaaaaattgaactctcatcaacATATAAAAAATGGGGCTATCAATTACTTAATTTAGGCaggaaaatgggaaaaaatggatTTCCCATTTCCCCCTATTTCGACTCTTAAATCGTTGGATTTTCAACTCAAATCCATGAGAAAATTAAAGGCAAAATCATTACAATGCAATATTATATTCCTTCGTGGTTCTGGCTGACCGAGCTTTTGATCTGCAATTTCTCTCACAAATGGGAGATTCGATTAACGAGGAATAGAGATGACATGCTGAAATTCACCCCCACTTGGATTTGggaacaaaaaaatttaaaaaaaaaaaaaaaactcttcttcttcttcttcttcttcttctttttttgattttttttttcttgaatttccacTGAATAACACAGTTGTTGAAATAGAGGGGGGTTGACTTGTATCAGCGAAACAAGCGACTTCTAGAATTTATACACATGAGAAGCTGATGATATCTTAGGGATATTTTCGGTTATCGATACATGGAAAAATGATAGTTTTCTGTGGAATCGGAATTTGCTGATGTGGattttggcgatatcgatatatCGGAACACTGTTGGGGATAAAATGTCTTATTCTGTCTGTTTTTCTGCATAAATGAATTAGAAAAACCATGGACAAGCTGTTTGTCCCAGACAGCTCGTACCTGACAcaactagggctgtacatgaaccgagttagctcggttagctcgctcgacttgactcgaaaaagcttgattcgactcgaaaaagctcgattcaactcagttcgaaattgagttcgagctaagtcaagataattttttgagctcgaaaaaatttcgaactgagtttgagcttgacttgactcggatcaaacccaactcgaatcgaactcagatcgaaccagtttggtgactcggttactttgatattgatgttgctcaccaagtgtttgatgaaatgactcaacgaagtgtggctggtggcaaggaaggtatgtatatgaaaccaataccctttttttcttgatttttatgttgcttacaaggtgtttgatgaaatacctgtaaaaccattgctgctgttttacatacaacgagattttgaaggtgcagtccatgtgtttgtgaaaatgttgcaccagcgaacttggcttgaactcggctcgaactggcccgatctgctgaccgaaccaagccgagctggccagttaggctcgaggaccgagccaagccgagttcgagctagggtcagcaagtggctgagccgagtcgagctgtgccaagctcgactcggttcgactcgtgtatacCTCTAGACACAACTATGCTTGCAATCCGAACAGCCACTAAATACTAGCGCCAAATGCTTTCCCATGAATTTATAGCAAGTGATTAGTTCCTTCTGTGGATGCTTCAATGTATTATGTTGAATAATGTAGTGGAAATGCTTCCTTGTATTTACTTTCCTGAGTTCGTAATATTTCATGGTAAGATGCATTGGTATGAGCACTGTCCAAGGCTTCATTTTCTTTGTTCTGTCTCAATTAGGTGAAGGAGAAGAGCACTGTGTGGTTCGTGCAGTTCTGTGTCCCTTGGTGTAAATATTGGtaatattttatgttttttttttttttttaaacctgtGTTATTTGGCTTATGGGAAGCATGATTCCAAAATTTGGCGATGCCTATGGGTCTGCTTAACAGCTTCTTGTACATATTATGGAATTTACTCGAATAGCGTTTTATTGTTCTTTAACTGCTAATGTCCACCTTACCTTTCAGTAAGAAGTTGGGCTCATTGTGGGAGGACTTGGGGAGGGCTGTGGAAGGGGAAGATGAGATTGAGATAGGGCAGGTTGATTGCAGTACAAGTAAATCAGTATGTACCAAAGTCGATATTCATTCTTATCCTACATTTAAGGTCTTCTACGATGGAGAAGAATTCGCAAAATATAAAGGTAATTTTCAGCAGCATGTTACATGCAAGGTGTTATAATAACTGCATATTCTTTAAGTACTCATTGGGATCATTGGTATTTTGATGATTAAGGTTTAATAAGGGGATCTGTCTCCATTTGCTGTTCTCTCTGGCCCATACATTTGCTTGAAACATTATGTAGAAATGGTAACTATTTGGTTGCATACGTATTTAAGCACTTCTTAGTTGGGAAAAAAGACACTTCAGCTGAATTAGACGATGCCGACAATGCCATAGCATTGGAACTCTTCAGAAAAGGGCACTACATTCCATAGATATccaaatcaatttttattttatttttttttgaaggatgacaACTTTATTAGAAAGCGGCAAGGCTGAAAGAATGCACAACAAAACAAAAGTGAAACAAAAAGAGAAACGAAAAAGATAAATTACAAAGGCAGTAGCTCAACTCACTCTACTACTATAGAGAGCAATAGAAAAAACACCCTTGGAAGAACCACATTTGTCTTGGAAACATCTGTTGTTTCTTTCAGCCCAAATAGCCAAAAGACCAGCCAAGAGGAACAACCTCCATCTTCTCCTTGACATCGCTGCCATTGAACAAACAAGTCCGAGATCGATTCTGGTAGCACCCAATTGACTCCAAAGTGATCCAATACATAGTGCCATACTTCCCTAGAACAAAGgacaatgaataaataaatgattcaTGGACTACTCCTCTTTCTAGCAAAGATAGCAAGCATTCACAACAATGATGCCCCTTCTCTATAGATTATCAATGGTTAAAACTCTGTTCCCACCCGTGAGCCAACCGAAAGCCTCCACCTTTGACGGGGCCCCTAGAACCAGATAGGGAAAGTATGGGCATTGGCTTCACTTTGAA
This window encodes:
- the LOC131243360 gene encoding protein disulfide-isomerase 5-1, whose amino-acid sequence is MTVRCSSFLLVFLLFSCSCILPSARAEVITLTADTFADKVKEKSTVWFVQFCVPWCKYCKKLGSLWEDLGRAVEGEDEIEIGQVDCSTSKSVCTKVDIHSYPTFKVFYDGEEFAKYKGTKDVESLKAFVLEEAEKAASGQLVDDKDEL